The Haliaeetus albicilla unplaced genomic scaffold, bHalAlb1.1 scaffold_58, whole genome shotgun sequence genome includes a region encoding these proteins:
- the LOC138684227 gene encoding LOW QUALITY PROTEIN: uncharacterized protein (The sequence of the model RefSeq protein was modified relative to this genomic sequence to represent the inferred CDS: deleted 1 base in 1 codon): MDTLCHLHRCGWDRAVLHIPKATKSHPCPCCFAGSFCDASDVLGADLLDCSYSVPDRQLVRRVASQVEFHLSDENLAKDAFLLKHVQKNKGFVSIKLLTSLKKVKYLTHDWWLTLYTLRFSELLEVNEEGTKVRRVSSTGFSVSWVPMPESLLSVPPSRLLLAWELLPLEQDVLLLLQKNFLKTITRMFSPFGTIASIRILRPGRKLPSDVQKYTSDFPELLSKHCRALVEYKSLGSASALRSLEDLGHQSCPRGESIRVVRLCGKGSKKTAGAEREVAEELVDQPGWKAQAVAATFPNGLGDSLLCSSPELNGAQALPPLLLHKDPVAPSWPGSNFKPSNFSNAFTGLLLASKVFPPLGTGLGTGSCYGLCSSTESSRGCGWGSGVGAWAPWPSSPSPDAKPLAGNPPAATWVPEPLGLRDAVLCLPHCCPRSGVIHPVCKMPI; the protein is encoded by the exons atggaca cactctgccatctgcaccgctgtggctgggaccgggcagtgctgcacatcccaaaggccaccaagtcacacccatgtccctgctgctttgccgggagcttctgcgatgcgagcgatgttctgggggctgatctcttggactgcagctactcagtccctgaccggcagctggtcaggagggttgcgtcccaggtggaattccacctctctgacgagaacctggccaaggatgctttcctcctgaaacatgtccagaagaacaagggcttcgtcagcatcaaactgctgacgtccttgaagaag GTGAAATACCTGACGCATGACTGGTGGCTGACGCTTTACACCCTGCGgttctcagagctgctggaggtgaacGAGGAGGGCACCAAAGTGAGGCG agtttcttcgactggcttttcggtatcatgGGTCCCCATGCCCGAGTCCCTGCTGAGTGTCCCCCCCAGCAgactgctgctggcctgggagctgctgcccctgGAGCAGgacgtgctgctgctgctccagaagaatttcctcaagaccatcacgagGATGTTCAGCCCCTTCGGCACCATCGCCTCCATCCGCATCCTGCGGCCGGGCCGCAAGCTGCCCTCGGATGTGCAGAAATACACGTCAGACTTCCCCGAGCTGCTGAGCAAGCACTGC CGCGCACTGGTGGAGTACAAGAGCCTGGGGAGCGCTTCAGCCTTGAGGAGCCTTGAGGACCTCGGCCACCAGAGCTGTCCGCGTGGCGAGAGCATCAGGGTGGTCCGGCTCTGCGGGAAGGGCTCCAAGAAGACAGCCGGGGCCGAGAGGGAGGTGGCGGAGGAGCTGGTGGACCAGCCGGGTTGGAAAGCGCAGGCGGTGGCCGCGACCTTCCCCAACGGCCTCGGggactccctgctctgcagctccccggagTTGAACGGTGCCCAGGCGCTGccacccctcctcctgcacAAGGACCCCGTGGCACCCTCCTGGCCCGGCAGCAACTTCAAGCCCAGCAATTTCAGCAATGCCTTCACTGGATTGCTCCTCGCCAGCAAAGTCTTCCCTCCGCTCGGGACAGGCttgggcacaggcagctgctacggcctctgctccagcactgagaGCTCTCGTGGCTGCggctgggggagtggggtgggtgcctgggcaccctggcccagcagcccctctccagaTGCCAAACCTCTTGCCGGCAATCCTCCGGCAGCGACGTGGGTGCCTGAGCCCCTCGGCCTGCGGGATGCGGTGCTTTGCCTGCCCCACTGTTGTCCCAGAAGTGGGGTCATTCACCCGGTGTGCAAAATGCCAatataa